In the Grimontia kaedaensis genome, one interval contains:
- the apt gene encoding adenine phosphoribosyltransferase has protein sequence MSQDKIAFIKDSIKTIPDYPKPGIMFRDITSLMENADAYKATIGLLVEKYKDQGFTKIVGTESRGFLFGAPLALELGVGFVPVRKPGKLPREVISESYELEYGVDKLEIHTDAIVEGDKVLMVDDLLATGGTIEATTKLIRRLGGDVAHAAFIINLPEIGGEKRLQESGIDVYSICQFDGH, from the coding sequence ATGAGCCAAGACAAAATCGCATTTATCAAAGACAGCATCAAAACCATCCCAGATTATCCAAAGCCAGGTATCATGTTCCGCGATATCACCAGTTTGATGGAAAACGCAGACGCCTATAAAGCCACCATTGGACTACTTGTCGAAAAATATAAAGATCAAGGTTTCACCAAAATCGTAGGGACTGAATCCCGTGGTTTCCTGTTTGGTGCTCCGTTGGCGCTAGAGTTGGGTGTGGGTTTTGTTCCAGTACGTAAGCCAGGAAAATTGCCACGCGAAGTGATCAGTGAGAGCTACGAGCTGGAATACGGTGTAGACAAACTGGAAATCCACACTGATGCTATCGTTGAAGGCGACAAAGTGCTGATGGTTGACGACTTGCTTGCGACTGGTGGTACGATCGAAGCTACAACCAAGTTGATCCGCCGTTTGGGTGGCGATGTGGCTCACGCTGCTTTTATCATCAATCTGCCTGAAATCGGCGGTGAAAAGCGCCTTCAAGAGAGTGGCATTGACGTATACAGTATCTGCCAGTTTGACGGTCACTAA
- the dnaX gene encoding DNA polymerase III subunit gamma/tau, whose protein sequence is MSYQVLARKWRPHQFQDVVGQSHVLTALANALDHNRLHHAYLFSGTRGVGKTTIARIFAKGLNCEQGVTSTPCGVCSTCQEIDQGRFVDLLEIDAASRTKVEDTRDLLDNVQYKPARGRYKVYLIDEVHMLSRHSFNALLKTLEEPPEYVKFLLATTDPQKLPVTILSRCLQFHLKHLDATQIKDQLTHILEQEAVAAEPRALSLIARAAEGSMRDALSLTDQAIALGNGSVQEGQVTEMLGTLSTDQAILLLEALAEGHANHVMQCLTHLSEVGVEWNGLLKEIAGQLHRVAMAQALPEVVDKTSPDAERILMLSQSISPQDAQLFYQIALQGRQDLPYAPDGRAGLEMVLLRMLAFRPVTSQQYEPSAVSVPSSEPDKPSAATVPQANTRLETLKAQVEASRTVSKAAPAPAPAPAPAPAPAPAPAPAPAHVAVQPETMPTRPQQLPDPQPNMVQDDPQMSAHMAAMEMEAQRETESHTEYDVPSQSSAGSSPQQPQQTSPSSAGSLVAARNMLRSRVRQQEDQSPKKGSAATAGGDALSVIDRIAAKHKPADPEVFQQTSMPNENAATQDEAYRWKPTKIESTEEKVVSVTPDKIKKALQHERTPEMRDKLEKESVELDEWSRIACALDAPRLVKQMALNASMERDGDQINLCLRSEQAHLNTEKSQAALLEALSIQLGASITLSVTLGDAGITPLEWRDRLYAEKLAQASQSLSDDPNVRFICQRFSAQIDEESVRPI, encoded by the coding sequence ATGAGTTATCAGGTACTAGCCAGAAAATGGCGACCACACCAGTTCCAAGATGTGGTTGGCCAATCCCATGTATTGACCGCTTTAGCGAATGCGCTCGATCATAATCGTTTGCATCACGCCTATCTGTTCAGCGGCACGCGCGGTGTGGGTAAGACCACTATCGCCCGCATCTTTGCGAAAGGGTTGAACTGCGAACAGGGTGTGACCTCAACGCCTTGTGGAGTGTGCTCGACTTGTCAGGAAATCGATCAAGGTAGGTTTGTTGACCTGTTGGAGATTGATGCTGCTTCGCGCACCAAAGTAGAAGACACTCGTGACCTCTTAGACAATGTTCAGTACAAACCTGCTCGTGGTCGCTACAAAGTCTATCTGATAGACGAAGTGCACATGCTCTCGCGTCACAGCTTTAATGCGCTGCTCAAGACACTTGAAGAGCCGCCTGAGTACGTAAAGTTCCTGTTGGCGACCACAGATCCGCAAAAACTGCCAGTCACCATTTTGTCGCGCTGTTTGCAATTTCATTTAAAGCATTTAGATGCCACGCAGATTAAAGATCAACTCACGCATATCCTAGAGCAAGAAGCAGTTGCGGCTGAACCTCGCGCCTTGTCCCTTATCGCGCGTGCAGCAGAAGGCAGTATGCGTGATGCGTTGTCTTTGACTGATCAGGCAATTGCCTTGGGTAATGGCAGTGTGCAGGAAGGGCAGGTGACAGAGATGCTGGGTACCTTGAGTACTGATCAGGCGATTTTGTTGCTTGAAGCGTTGGCTGAAGGTCATGCAAATCATGTTATGCAGTGCCTGACACACTTGTCCGAAGTCGGTGTAGAGTGGAATGGACTATTAAAGGAAATTGCGGGGCAGTTGCATCGCGTGGCTATGGCGCAAGCTTTGCCAGAAGTTGTTGATAAAACTTCACCGGATGCAGAGCGTATTTTAATGCTCAGCCAATCTATCTCACCGCAAGACGCGCAACTTTTCTATCAGATAGCACTGCAAGGACGTCAGGATCTGCCTTATGCTCCGGATGGCCGTGCTGGTCTTGAAATGGTTTTGCTGCGTATGTTGGCATTTAGGCCAGTCACCTCTCAGCAGTATGAGCCCTCTGCAGTAAGTGTTCCTTCAAGTGAGCCAGACAAACCTTCTGCAGCAACAGTGCCTCAGGCTAATACTCGCCTAGAAACCTTAAAAGCACAGGTTGAAGCCAGTCGAACAGTGAGCAAAGCTGCTCCAGCTCCAGCTCCAGCTCCAGCTCCAGCTCCAGCTCCAGCTCCAGCTCCAGCTCCAGCTCCAGCTCATGTAGCCGTGCAGCCAGAAACGATGCCAACACGGCCGCAGCAATTGCCGGATCCTCAGCCAAATATGGTTCAGGACGATCCTCAAATGTCTGCCCACATGGCAGCGATGGAGATGGAAGCGCAAAGGGAAACCGAGTCTCATACTGAATACGATGTACCTTCCCAGTCATCTGCGGGCTCTTCACCTCAGCAGCCTCAGCAAACATCGCCTTCTTCTGCTGGTAGTTTAGTGGCCGCGCGTAACATGTTGAGAAGTCGCGTCCGCCAACAAGAGGACCAATCGCCAAAAAAGGGTAGTGCGGCAACAGCCGGCGGTGATGCACTGTCGGTTATCGACCGGATCGCAGCAAAGCATAAGCCTGCTGATCCCGAAGTTTTTCAACAAACGTCGATGCCGAATGAAAATGCCGCGACCCAAGATGAAGCTTATCGTTGGAAACCGACCAAGATAGAATCGACAGAAGAGAAAGTTGTTTCTGTTACGCCAGACAAAATTAAAAAAGCGCTTCAACATGAGCGCACGCCTGAGATGCGTGACAAGCTCGAAAAAGAGTCGGTTGAACTTGACGAATGGAGCCGTATTGCTTGCGCATTGGATGCACCACGATTAGTAAAGCAAATGGCGCTTAATGCATCCATGGAACGAGATGGTGACCAGATTAATCTTTGTCTCCGTTCTGAGCAGGCGCATTTGAATACAGAAAAATCGCAAGCAGCCTTGTTGGAAGCGCTAAGCATCCAACTAGGCGCATCAATAACCTTGTCGGTCACGCTTGGAGATGCTGGTATCACGCCACTCGAATGGCGCGACAGACTTTATGCAGAAAAATTGGCTCAGGCTTCCCAAAGCCTGAGTGATGATCCCAATGTTCGCTTCATCTGCCAGCGTTTTTCTGCGCAGATAGATGAAGAGAGCGTTAGACCTATATAA
- a CDS encoding YbaB/EbfC family nucleoid-associated protein, protein MFGKGGMGNLMKQAQQMQERMQKMQEEIANMEVTGEAGAGLVKVTITGSHSVRRVELDDSLMEDDKDMLEDLIAAAFNDAARRIEEAQKEKMASVTGGMQMPPGFKMPF, encoded by the coding sequence ATGTTTGGTAAAGGCGGAATGGGCAACCTGATGAAGCAGGCGCAGCAGATGCAAGAGCGCATGCAAAAGATGCAGGAAGAAATTGCGAATATGGAAGTCACTGGCGAAGCTGGGGCAGGCTTGGTAAAAGTGACCATCACTGGCAGCCATAGTGTTCGTCGTGTAGAGCTTGATGACAGCTTGATGGAAGACGACAAAGACATGCTGGAAGATCTGATTGCCGCTGCGTTCAATGATGCAGCACGTCGCATTGAAGAAGCGCAGAAAGAGAAAATGGCTTCAGTGACTGGTGGTATGCAGATGCCACCAGGCTTCAAAATGCCATTCTAA
- the recR gene encoding recombination mediator RecR: MRTSQLLEQLMEALRCLPGVGPKSAQRMAFHLLQRNRQGGVKLSEALLAAMTDIGHCEKCRTFTEEEECAICANPRRQENGQICVVESPADIAAIEATGQYSGRYFVLMGHLSPLDGIGPSDIGLDLLEKRLSSESISELILATNPTVEGEATAHYISELCLEHSVIASRIAHGVPMGGELELVDGTTLSHSIIGRHRLG; this comes from the coding sequence ATGCGTACAAGCCAACTGCTTGAGCAGTTGATGGAAGCCTTGCGTTGTTTACCTGGGGTCGGCCCCAAATCTGCACAGCGTATGGCTTTTCATCTTCTGCAACGAAATCGTCAAGGTGGCGTAAAGCTCTCCGAAGCCTTGCTTGCAGCAATGACCGACATCGGTCATTGCGAAAAATGCCGGACCTTTACTGAAGAGGAGGAGTGTGCGATTTGCGCTAATCCTCGTCGTCAGGAGAATGGTCAAATCTGTGTGGTAGAAAGTCCGGCAGATATTGCCGCCATCGAGGCTACTGGCCAATACTCTGGCCGTTACTTCGTTCTTATGGGGCATTTATCGCCACTTGACGGTATTGGTCCTTCTGATATCGGTTTGGATTTATTGGAAAAGCGTTTATCGTCAGAGTCAATTTCTGAGCTGATACTCGCAACCAACCCAACGGTAGAAGGTGAAGCGACAGCGCATTACATCAGTGAGCTTTGTCTAGAACACAGCGTCATTGCGAGCCGCATTGCGCATGGTGTGCCGATGGGAGGAGAATTAGAGCTGGTGGACGGCACTACGCTCTCTCACTCGATTATTGGAAGACACCGTTTAGGATAA
- a CDS encoding regulatory protein ToxS — protein sequence MSLSHNVPRRRDQLKRFGPFAMLLISVLVSAWIFLGEDMRTSNLLLSKEWKSRTINHIEEADYRDVAGLTQTEQQSNMVFLPDNTYSRDTQIVLKNEEQNTQVVMSVSESGEWEVSGGYLKLKLGSIKDVTTGDTTEFSEEDLTLVRTFYRLGAEKVRRIDVLNDGSLLLTSLNHGSLVLYSKS from the coding sequence ATGTCGTTGAGTCATAACGTACCAAGACGTCGTGATCAGCTAAAGCGATTTGGCCCATTTGCCATGTTGCTGATTTCAGTATTAGTTAGCGCCTGGATTTTCCTCGGCGAAGATATGCGCACTTCCAACCTGCTGTTATCTAAGGAATGGAAGTCACGCACCATCAATCATATTGAAGAGGCCGACTATCGGGATGTGGCAGGCCTCACACAGACCGAACAACAAAGCAATATGGTGTTTTTACCCGATAATACTTATTCCCGTGACACTCAAATTGTGTTGAAGAACGAGGAGCAAAACACCCAAGTAGTGATGTCTGTTTCAGAATCCGGGGAATGGGAAGTCAGTGGCGGTTATCTGAAACTGAAACTCGGCAGTATCAAAGACGTCACTACCGGTGATACAACTGAGTTCTCTGAAGAGGATTTAACATTGGTTCGTACCTTCTATCGCCTAGGCGCTGAAAAGGTTCGCCGCATTGATGTATTGAATGACGGTTCACTGCTGCTTACCAGTTTGAACCATGGTTCGCTGGTGCTTTATAGCAAATCGTAA
- a CDS encoding transcriptional regulator: MLNKSNRYLLGERFVFSPSDSSLIDLYENDELIRLGSNECRVLMVLIEEPHAIVTRNRIHDFVWRKQGFEVDDSSLTQSISTLRKGLKDSTKSPMFVKTVPKRGYQVVCSVEVYNDQEVDLPKSTATEKEDDVVEAEIVATEAESELQESPTNVAITAPQPEQLDIPSTPVTVKIPLGSWVAFVLALLVPLAFYVASTPKSEAFREILTVEDVPVYVPVTNARINQWQPMVQRCVEKYIGFYREKRELEEVIVTGGQDNQISLNYIHTAKDADDNITYVLLTSQQGSDALCR, translated from the coding sequence ATGTTAAATAAATCGAACCGTTACCTTCTGGGAGAGCGTTTTGTTTTTTCTCCCAGCGACAGTTCTTTGATCGATCTTTATGAAAATGATGAGTTGATTCGACTGGGCAGTAACGAGTGCCGAGTATTGATGGTTCTGATAGAAGAGCCTCACGCTATTGTCACCCGAAACCGAATCCACGACTTTGTATGGCGTAAGCAAGGTTTCGAAGTCGACGATTCAAGCCTGACACAATCTATTTCTACCTTAAGAAAAGGCCTGAAAGACTCCACGAAAAGCCCGATGTTTGTCAAAACCGTGCCAAAACGCGGATATCAGGTAGTGTGTTCAGTAGAGGTCTATAACGATCAAGAAGTTGACCTGCCAAAATCTACTGCCACTGAGAAGGAAGACGATGTTGTAGAAGCAGAGATCGTAGCCACTGAGGCTGAAAGCGAGTTGCAAGAGTCACCAACAAACGTTGCTATAACGGCACCTCAGCCAGAACAATTGGACATTCCTAGCACTCCGGTTACGGTAAAAATCCCGCTGGGCTCATGGGTAGCATTCGTGCTCGCATTGCTGGTACCTCTGGCATTTTACGTTGCTTCCACTCCTAAATCTGAAGCATTTAGGGAAATCTTAACGGTCGAAGATGTACCGGTTTACGTTCCCGTGACCAATGCGCGTATCAACCAATGGCAGCCTATGGTTCAGCGCTGTGTTGAAAAGTACATTGGTTTCTACCGTGAAAAGCGCGAATTGGAAGAAGTGATTGTTACGGGTGGGCAGGATAACCAAATTTCCCTGAACTACATCCACACCGCAAAAGACGCTGATGACAACATCACTTATGTACTTCTCACAAGCCAGCAAGGGAGTGATGCACTATGTCGTTGA
- the htpG gene encoding molecular chaperone HtpG yields the protein MTDQATLQSKETRGFQSEVKQLLHLMIHSLYSNKEIFLRELISNASDASDKLRFKALSDSALYENDGDLRVRLSVNKEAGTLTVEDNGIGMSRDEVIENLGTIAKSGTADFFKQLSEDQSKDSQLIGQFGVGFYSAFIVADKVTVTTRAAGTDASEGVQWESAGEGEYTIEGVEKTTRGTLITLHLREEDKEFLDEWRLRDVIGKYSDHIGIPVEMWEQERDEEGKETDVGKWEKVNKAQALWTRSKSDISDEEYNEFYKHLSHDFADPLQWSHNRVEGKNDYTSLLYIPSKAPWDMFNRDHKHGLKLYVQRVFIMDDASQFMPNYLRFVRGLIDSNDLPLNVSREILQDNKVTQSLRNACTKRVLTMLERLANNDPDKYQSFWKEFGLVLKEGPAEDFSNREKVAGLLRFASTETDSSEQTVSLADYVSRMKEEQDKIYYLTADSYQAAKNSPHLEQFKAKGIEVILMYDRIDEWLMSYLPEFDGKQFQAITKADLDLSKFEDDAEKEKREETEKEFASVVDRTKAYLGDRVKDVRPTFKLSGTPAVVVTDQFEMGTQMAKLLAAAGQEAPEVKYIFEMNPEHTLVKQMADEADEEVFGRWVEMLLGQAMLAERGSMDDPSQFLSAVNQLLTKG from the coding sequence ATGACCGATCAAGCGACTCTACAAAGTAAGGAAACGCGTGGTTTCCAATCTGAAGTGAAGCAACTGCTGCACTTGATGATCCACTCACTCTATTCCAACAAAGAGATCTTCCTGCGTGAACTGATCTCTAATGCATCGGATGCATCTGACAAGCTGCGTTTCAAGGCACTGTCTGATTCTGCGCTGTATGAGAATGATGGTGATCTTCGCGTTCGCCTAAGCGTTAACAAAGAAGCGGGCACTTTGACCGTTGAAGATAACGGCATTGGCATGAGCCGCGATGAGGTGATTGAGAACCTCGGAACAATTGCAAAATCTGGCACGGCTGACTTTTTTAAACAACTTTCAGAAGATCAATCGAAAGACAGTCAGCTGATTGGTCAGTTTGGTGTGGGCTTCTACTCTGCCTTTATTGTGGCCGACAAAGTCACCGTCACGACCCGTGCGGCAGGCACTGATGCTTCAGAGGGTGTGCAGTGGGAATCGGCAGGTGAAGGTGAATACACCATCGAAGGTGTTGAAAAAACCACTCGCGGTACCTTGATTACTCTTCACCTGCGAGAAGAGGATAAAGAGTTTCTAGACGAGTGGCGTCTGCGTGACGTGATTGGTAAATACTCAGATCATATCGGCATTCCTGTCGAAATGTGGGAGCAGGAACGCGACGAAGAAGGCAAAGAAACCGATGTAGGCAAGTGGGAAAAGGTTAATAAAGCTCAGGCGCTTTGGACTCGTTCAAAATCAGATATTTCTGATGAAGAGTACAATGAGTTCTATAAGCATCTGTCCCATGATTTCGCTGACCCACTGCAGTGGAGCCACAATCGCGTAGAAGGTAAAAATGACTATACCAGCCTTCTTTACATCCCTTCTAAAGCACCATGGGATATGTTTAACCGCGATCATAAGCATGGTCTGAAGCTTTATGTGCAACGCGTGTTCATCATGGATGATGCATCGCAGTTCATGCCGAACTACTTGCGCTTTGTCCGTGGTTTGATTGACTCAAACGATCTGCCATTGAATGTTTCCCGTGAAATTCTGCAAGACAATAAAGTGACTCAGTCTTTGCGTAACGCTTGCACCAAGCGTGTTCTGACTATGCTAGAGCGTTTGGCAAATAACGACCCGGACAAATACCAGAGCTTCTGGAAAGAATTTGGTTTGGTACTGAAAGAAGGTCCTGCGGAAGATTTCTCAAACCGTGAGAAAGTCGCGGGTTTGCTGCGCTTTGCCTCGACTGAAACGGACAGTAGTGAACAAACGGTTTCCCTCGCTGACTATGTATCTCGCATGAAGGAAGAGCAGGACAAGATTTACTACCTGACTGCAGATTCTTATCAGGCAGCAAAAAATAGTCCTCACTTAGAGCAATTCAAAGCCAAAGGCATTGAAGTGATCCTGATGTACGATCGCATCGATGAATGGCTGATGAGCTACCTGCCGGAGTTTGACGGCAAGCAGTTCCAAGCGATCACTAAAGCGGATCTGGATCTCAGCAAGTTTGAAGACGACGCTGAGAAAGAGAAACGTGAAGAAACCGAGAAAGAGTTTGCTTCTGTTGTTGATAGAACTAAAGCATATCTCGGTGACCGTGTGAAAGATGTTCGCCCTACCTTCAAACTGTCCGGCACACCAGCTGTGGTGGTCACCGATCAGTTTGAAATGGGAACACAGATGGCGAAGCTACTGGCTGCGGCTGGGCAAGAAGCGCCAGAAGTGAAATACATCTTTGAAATGAATCCAGAACACACGCTGGTGAAGCAAATGGCCGACGAAGCGGACGAAGAAGTGTTCGGTCGCTGGGTTGAGATGCTGTTAGGTCAGGCGATGCTTGCAGAGCGCGGCTCGATGGATGACCCATCTCAGTTCTTGAGTGCGGTGAACCAACTTCTGACTAAAGGCTAA
- the adk gene encoding adenylate kinase, which translates to MRIILLGAPGAGKGTQAQFIMEKYGIPQISTGDMLRAAIKAGTELGKQAKAVIDAGQLVSDDIILGLVKERIAQEDCAKGFLLDGFPRTIPQADGLKDIGVVVDYVLEFDVPDSVIVERMSGRRAHLASGRTYHVVYNPPKVEGKDDVTGEDLVVRDDDKEETVRARLGVYHDQTAPLIAYYSKEAEAGNTKYLKFDGTQQVAEVSQEIAKALG; encoded by the coding sequence ATGCGCATCATTCTTCTGGGCGCACCAGGTGCAGGTAAAGGGACTCAAGCGCAGTTCATCATGGAAAAATATGGTATTCCACAAATTTCCACTGGTGACATGCTGCGTGCAGCAATCAAAGCCGGCACCGAGCTGGGCAAACAGGCGAAAGCAGTTATCGACGCGGGCCAACTGGTATCTGACGATATCATCCTTGGTCTGGTTAAAGAGCGCATTGCACAAGAAGACTGTGCGAAAGGCTTCCTTCTGGATGGCTTCCCACGCACTATTCCACAGGCAGACGGCCTGAAAGACATCGGCGTAGTGGTTGACTACGTACTGGAATTTGACGTGCCAGACAGCGTTATCGTTGAACGTATGAGTGGTCGCCGCGCGCACCTAGCTTCTGGCCGTACTTACCACGTTGTTTACAACCCGCCTAAAGTGGAAGGTAAAGACGACGTGACTGGCGAAGATCTGGTTGTTCGTGATGACGACAAAGAAGAAACTGTACGCGCACGTCTGGGTGTATACCACGACCAAACAGCGCCACTGATCGCTTACTACTCGAAAGAAGCAGAAGCAGGCAACACCAAGTACCTGAAATTTGATGGTACTCAGCAGGTTGCAGAAGTAAGCCAAGAAATCGCTAAAGCGCTGGGTTAA
- the hemH gene encoding ferrochelatase has protein sequence MENKNNKVGVLLANLGTPEAPTAQAVKAFLSEFLHDQRVVDMTRWLWCPLLHGIILPVRSPKVAKLYQTVWMEEGSPLMVYSKRQKAALERETGLPVELGMTYGNPSILAGVESLKARGCNKILVLPLYPQYSRTTTAAVFDKIAKSLKQMPELPEFRFVNHYYSEESYIEALAQSVEAHWAEHGKPDMLLCSYHGIPKRYADNGDPYKTHCLGTTEKLVARLSSDVPLKTTFQSRFGREEWLQPYTDKTLETLPGEGVKRLDVITPAFSADCLETLEEISEQCHESFIEAGGETFRYIPCLNDSPAHIDMMKLLVERNTKSW, from the coding sequence ATGGAAAACAAAAACAACAAAGTAGGAGTGTTGCTGGCTAACCTCGGCACACCGGAAGCACCGACCGCACAAGCAGTAAAAGCCTTTCTCAGCGAATTCCTTCATGATCAGCGTGTCGTCGATATGACACGTTGGCTTTGGTGTCCGTTATTGCACGGGATTATCTTGCCTGTGCGTTCTCCTAAGGTAGCAAAACTCTATCAAACCGTCTGGATGGAAGAGGGTTCACCACTGATGGTCTACTCAAAACGTCAAAAAGCCGCGTTGGAGCGTGAAACTGGACTACCAGTGGAGTTGGGTATGACCTATGGAAACCCAAGCATTCTGGCGGGGGTTGAATCATTAAAAGCCAGAGGCTGTAATAAAATTCTCGTATTGCCGCTTTATCCACAGTACTCGCGCACCACGACGGCGGCTGTTTTCGACAAAATTGCCAAATCACTCAAACAAATGCCCGAATTGCCAGAGTTCCGTTTTGTGAACCACTATTACAGCGAAGAAAGCTATATTGAAGCACTGGCGCAATCGGTTGAAGCGCATTGGGCAGAGCATGGTAAACCTGACATGCTGCTGTGCTCTTATCACGGCATTCCTAAACGTTACGCAGATAACGGTGATCCTTACAAGACACATTGCTTAGGGACAACAGAAAAACTAGTAGCAAGATTGTCCAGCGATGTACCGCTGAAAACGACATTCCAGTCACGTTTTGGTCGTGAAGAGTGGCTACAGCCCTATACAGACAAGACCCTTGAGACGTTGCCTGGCGAGGGGGTAAAACGTCTGGATGTTATTACGCCAGCATTCTCGGCGGATTGTTTGGAGACTTTGGAAGAGATTTCTGAGCAATGTCACGAGAGTTTTATAGAAGCGGGCGGCGAGACGTTCAGATACATCCCTTGCCTCAATGATTCTCCTGCTCATATCGACATGATGAAACTGTTGGTGGAGAGAAATACCAAAAGTTGGTAA
- a CDS encoding inosine/guanosine kinase, with translation MKFPGQRKSKHYFPVHARDPLLVQASEQRKLKRPHVIGIDQTLVDIEAKVADDFVAKYELSKGHSLVIDDKRAESLYQELKDNNMVSHEFAGGTIGNTLHNYSTLADDKSILLGVMSQDITIGSYAYRYLCNTSSRMDLNYLQAVLGPIGRCYTLISEEGERTFAISEGLMNQLHADSIPEHIFQNASALVLTAYLVRCKEGDPMPEATMKAIEFAKMHDVPVVMTMGTKYVIQNNPQWWRDFLSEHVSVVAMNEEEAEALTGEPDPLLAADKALEWVDMVLCTAGPVGLYMAGYTEEEAKRETSLPLLPGSIAEFNRYEFSRPMKKSECENPFKVYSHIAPYMGGPERIKNTNGAGDGALSAVLHDMSANRYHRDNVPNSSKHAHSFLTYSSFSQVCKYANRVSYEVLAQHSPRLSRGLPEKEDSLEEAYWER, from the coding sequence ATGAAATTCCCGGGCCAACGCAAGTCTAAGCATTACTTTCCTGTCCATGCACGCGATCCACTATTGGTGCAAGCGAGCGAGCAGCGCAAGCTGAAACGTCCACATGTTATCGGTATCGACCAGACGCTGGTGGATATTGAAGCAAAAGTAGCAGACGACTTCGTTGCGAAATACGAACTGAGTAAGGGCCATTCTTTGGTGATTGATGACAAGCGTGCAGAATCGCTGTATCAGGAACTAAAAGACAACAATATGGTTAGCCATGAGTTTGCGGGTGGTACCATTGGCAACACGCTGCATAACTACTCAACGCTTGCTGACGACAAATCCATCCTGCTTGGTGTCATGAGCCAGGATATTACTATCGGCAGTTATGCGTATCGTTACCTCTGCAACACTTCAAGCCGTATGGATTTGAACTATTTGCAGGCGGTTCTGGGCCCAATTGGTCGTTGTTACACGTTGATCAGTGAAGAAGGTGAACGTACCTTTGCGATCAGTGAAGGTTTGATGAACCAGCTCCACGCAGATTCTATCCCAGAGCACATCTTCCAAAATGCGTCAGCACTGGTACTTACAGCCTACTTGGTTCGCTGTAAAGAAGGCGATCCAATGCCAGAAGCGACCATGAAAGCGATCGAGTTTGCGAAGATGCACGATGTACCAGTGGTGATGACCATGGGTACCAAGTACGTGATTCAGAACAATCCGCAATGGTGGCGTGACTTCCTGTCAGAGCATGTTTCTGTTGTTGCGATGAACGAAGAAGAAGCGGAAGCGCTGACTGGTGAACCTGATCCATTGTTGGCGGCAGACAAAGCCCTTGAGTGGGTAGATATGGTGCTGTGTACAGCAGGACCGGTAGGGCTTTACATGGCTGGCTATACCGAAGAAGAAGCCAAGCGTGAAACCAGTTTGCCGTTGCTCCCTGGTTCAATTGCCGAATTCAACCGTTACGAATTCAGCCGCCCGATGAAAAAGTCAGAGTGTGAAAACCCATTTAAGGTTTACTCACACATTGCGCCTTACATGGGTGGTCCAGAGCGTATCAAAAACACCAATGGTGCGGGTGATGGCGCATTGTCAGCGGTACTACATGATATGTCAGCAAACCGCTATCACCGTGATAATGTGCCAAACTCCAGCAAGCACGCCCATTCATTCCTGACCTACAGCTCGTTCTCTCAGGTATGTAAATACGCCAACCGCGTAAGCTATGAAGTACTGGCGCAGCATTCACCGCGTTTGTCTCGTGGTTTGCCAGAGAAAGAGGATTCGCTCGAAGAGGCCTACTGGGAACGCTAA